From Symphalangus syndactylus isolate Jambi chromosome 17, NHGRI_mSymSyn1-v2.1_pri, whole genome shotgun sequence, one genomic window encodes:
- the GIPR gene encoding gastric inhibitory polypeptide receptor isoform X10: MTTSPILQLLLRLSLWGLLLRRAETGSEGQTAGELYQRWERYRRECQETLAAVELPSGLACNGSFDMYVCWDYAAPNATARASCPWYLPWHHHVAAGFVLRQCGSDGQWGLWRDHTQCENPEKNEAFLDQRLILERLQVMYTVGYSLSLATLLLALLILSLFRRLHCTRNYIHINLFTSFMLRAAAILSRDRLLPRPGPYLGDQAPVLWNQALAACRTAQIVTQYCVGANYTWLLVEGVYLHSLLVLVGGSEEGHFRYYLLLGWGAPALFVIPWMIVRYLYENTQCWERNEVKAIWWIIRTPILMTILINFLIFIRILGILLSKLRTRQMRCRDYRLRLARSTLTLVPLLGVHEVVFAPVTEEQARGALRFAKLGFEIFLSSFQGFLVSVLYCFINKEVGRAPAAAPALWRQRVVRRRL, from the exons ATGACTACCTCTCCGatcctgcagctgctgctgcGGCTCTCACTGTGGGGGCTGCTGCTCCGGAGGGCGGAG acAGGCTCTGAGGGGCAGACGGCGGGGGAGCTGTACCAGCGCTGGGAACGGTACCGCAGGGAGTGCCAGGAGACCTTGGCAGCCGTGGAACTGCCTTCAG GCCTCGCCTGTAACGGGTCCTTCGATATGTACGTCTGCTGGGACTATGCTGCACCCAACGCCACTGCCCGTGCGTCCTGCCCCTGGTACCTGCCCTGGCACCACCACG TGGCTGCAGGTTTCGTCCTCCGCCAGTGTGGCAGTGATGGCCAGTGGGGACTTTGGAGAGACCATACACAATGTGAGAACCCAGAGAAGAATGAGGCCTTTTTG GACCAAAGGCTCATCTTGGAGCGGTTGCAGGTCATGTACACTGTTGGCTACTCCCTGTCTCTCGCCACACTGCTGCTAGCCCTGCTCATCTTGAGTTTGTTCAG GCGACTACATTGCACTAGAAACTATATCCACATCAACCTGTTCACGTCTTTCATGCTGCGAGCGGCGGCCATTCTCAGCCGAGACCGTCTACTACCTCGACCTGGCCCCTACCTTGGGGACCAGGCCCCTGTGCTGTGGAACCAG GCCCTCGCTGCCTGCCGCACGGCCCAGATCGTGACCCAGTACTGCGTGGGTGCCAACTACACGTGGCTGCTGGTGGAGGGCGTCTACCTGCACAGTCTCCTGGTGCTCGTGGGAGGCTCCGAGGAGGGCCACTTCCGCTACTACCTGCTCCTCGGCTGGG GGGCCCCCGCGCTTTTCGTCATTCCCTGGATGATCGTCAGGTACCTGTACGAGAACACGCA GTGCTGGGAGCGCAACGAAGTCAAGGCCATTTGGTGGATTATACGGACCCCCATCCTCATGACCATCTTG attaatttcctcatttttatcCGCATTCTTGGCATTCTCCTGTCCAAGCTGAGGACACGGCAAATGCGCTGCCGGGATTACCGGCTGAG GCTGGCTCGCTCCACGCTGACGCTCGTGCCCCTGCTGGGTGTCCACGAGGTGGTGTTTGCTCCCGTGACAGAGGAACAGGCCCGGGGCGCCCTGCGCTTCGCCAAGCTCGGCTTTGAGATCTTCCTCAGCTCCTTCCAG GGCTTCCTGGTCAGCGTCCTCTACTGCTTCATCAACAAGGAGGTAGGAAGAGCACCGGCCGCCGCCCCCGCCCTCTGGCGGCAGCGCGTGGTACGGCGCCGCCTCTGA
- the GIPR gene encoding gastric inhibitory polypeptide receptor isoform X9, with protein MTTSPILQLLLRLSLWGLLLRRAETGSEGQTAGELYQRWERYRRECQETLAAVELPSGLACNGSFDMYVCWDYAAPNATARASCPWYLPWHHHVAAGFVLRQCGSDGQWGLWRDHTQCENPEKNEAFLDQRLILERLQVMYTVGYSLSLATLLLALLILSLFRRLHCTRNYIHINLFTSFMLRAAAILSRDRLLPRPGPYLGDQAPVLWNQALAACRTAQIVTQYCVGANYTWLLVEGVYLHSLLVLVGGSEEGHFRYYLLLGWGAPALFVIPWMIVRYLYENTQCWERNEVKAIWWIIRTPILMTILINFLIFIRILGILLSKLRTRQMRCRDYRLRLARSTLTLVPLLGVHEVVFAPVTEEQARGALRFAKLGFEIFLSSFQAYHRDTAKNQMVPTLQWERHTKHTTEVRHTAGRSGSHL; from the exons ATGACTACCTCTCCGatcctgcagctgctgctgcGGCTCTCACTGTGGGGGCTGCTGCTCCGGAGGGCGGAG acAGGCTCTGAGGGGCAGACGGCGGGGGAGCTGTACCAGCGCTGGGAACGGTACCGCAGGGAGTGCCAGGAGACCTTGGCAGCCGTGGAACTGCCTTCAG GCCTCGCCTGTAACGGGTCCTTCGATATGTACGTCTGCTGGGACTATGCTGCACCCAACGCCACTGCCCGTGCGTCCTGCCCCTGGTACCTGCCCTGGCACCACCACG TGGCTGCAGGTTTCGTCCTCCGCCAGTGTGGCAGTGATGGCCAGTGGGGACTTTGGAGAGACCATACACAATGTGAGAACCCAGAGAAGAATGAGGCCTTTTTG GACCAAAGGCTCATCTTGGAGCGGTTGCAGGTCATGTACACTGTTGGCTACTCCCTGTCTCTCGCCACACTGCTGCTAGCCCTGCTCATCTTGAGTTTGTTCAG GCGACTACATTGCACTAGAAACTATATCCACATCAACCTGTTCACGTCTTTCATGCTGCGAGCGGCGGCCATTCTCAGCCGAGACCGTCTACTACCTCGACCTGGCCCCTACCTTGGGGACCAGGCCCCTGTGCTGTGGAACCAG GCCCTCGCTGCCTGCCGCACGGCCCAGATCGTGACCCAGTACTGCGTGGGTGCCAACTACACGTGGCTGCTGGTGGAGGGCGTCTACCTGCACAGTCTCCTGGTGCTCGTGGGAGGCTCCGAGGAGGGCCACTTCCGCTACTACCTGCTCCTCGGCTGGG GGGCCCCCGCGCTTTTCGTCATTCCCTGGATGATCGTCAGGTACCTGTACGAGAACACGCA GTGCTGGGAGCGCAACGAAGTCAAGGCCATTTGGTGGATTATACGGACCCCCATCCTCATGACCATCTTG attaatttcctcatttttatcCGCATTCTTGGCATTCTCCTGTCCAAGCTGAGGACACGGCAAATGCGCTGCCGGGATTACCGGCTGAG GCTGGCTCGCTCCACGCTGACGCTCGTGCCCCTGCTGGGTGTCCACGAGGTGGTGTTTGCTCCCGTGACAGAGGAACAGGCCCGGGGCGCCCTGCGCTTCGCCAAGCTCGGCTTTGAGATCTTCCTCAGCTCCTTCCAG GCTTATCACAGGGATACAGCCAAGAACCAGATGGTCCCTACCCTCCAGTGGGAAAGACACACTAAACACACTACAGAAGTAAGGCatacagctgggcgcagtggctcacacctgtaa
- the GIPR gene encoding gastric inhibitory polypeptide receptor isoform X5: MTTSPILQLLLRLSLWGLLLRRAETGSEGQTAGELYQRWERYRRECQETLAAVELPSGLACNGSFDMYVCWDYAAPNATARASCPWYLPWHHHVAAGFVLRQCGSDGQWGLWRDHTQCENPEKNEAFLDQRLILERLQVMYTVGYSLSLATLLLALLILSLFRRLHCTRNYIHINLFTSFMLRAAAILSRDRLLPRPGPYLGDQAPVLWNQALAACRTAQIVTQYCVGANYTWLLVEGVYLHSLLVLVGGSEEGHFRYYLLLGWGAPALFVIPWMIVRYLYENTQCWERNEVKAIWWIIRTPILMTILVGSVPPPPGRPQGFPILGSGVPPPPAPPEWDRGWLSPYLSPQINFLIFIRILGILLSKLRTRQMRCRDYRLRLARSTLTLVPLLGVHEVVFAPVTEEQARGALRFAKLGFEIFLSSFQAYHRDTAKNQMVPTLQWERHTKHTTEVRHTAGRSGSHL, translated from the exons ATGACTACCTCTCCGatcctgcagctgctgctgcGGCTCTCACTGTGGGGGCTGCTGCTCCGGAGGGCGGAG acAGGCTCTGAGGGGCAGACGGCGGGGGAGCTGTACCAGCGCTGGGAACGGTACCGCAGGGAGTGCCAGGAGACCTTGGCAGCCGTGGAACTGCCTTCAG GCCTCGCCTGTAACGGGTCCTTCGATATGTACGTCTGCTGGGACTATGCTGCACCCAACGCCACTGCCCGTGCGTCCTGCCCCTGGTACCTGCCCTGGCACCACCACG TGGCTGCAGGTTTCGTCCTCCGCCAGTGTGGCAGTGATGGCCAGTGGGGACTTTGGAGAGACCATACACAATGTGAGAACCCAGAGAAGAATGAGGCCTTTTTG GACCAAAGGCTCATCTTGGAGCGGTTGCAGGTCATGTACACTGTTGGCTACTCCCTGTCTCTCGCCACACTGCTGCTAGCCCTGCTCATCTTGAGTTTGTTCAG GCGACTACATTGCACTAGAAACTATATCCACATCAACCTGTTCACGTCTTTCATGCTGCGAGCGGCGGCCATTCTCAGCCGAGACCGTCTACTACCTCGACCTGGCCCCTACCTTGGGGACCAGGCCCCTGTGCTGTGGAACCAG GCCCTCGCTGCCTGCCGCACGGCCCAGATCGTGACCCAGTACTGCGTGGGTGCCAACTACACGTGGCTGCTGGTGGAGGGCGTCTACCTGCACAGTCTCCTGGTGCTCGTGGGAGGCTCCGAGGAGGGCCACTTCCGCTACTACCTGCTCCTCGGCTGGG GGGCCCCCGCGCTTTTCGTCATTCCCTGGATGATCGTCAGGTACCTGTACGAGAACACGCA GTGCTGGGAGCGCAACGAAGTCAAGGCCATTTGGTGGATTATACGGACCCCCATCCTCATGACCATCTTGGTAGGATCGGTCCCGCCTCCACCAGGCCGTCCTCAGGGATTTCCCATTCTGGGAAGTGGGGTGccacctcctcctgcccctccGGAATGGGATCGCGGCTGGCTTAGCCCTTATCTCTCCCCACagattaatttcctcatttttatcCGCATTCTTGGCATTCTCCTGTCCAAGCTGAGGACACGGCAAATGCGCTGCCGGGATTACCGGCTGAG GCTGGCTCGCTCCACGCTGACGCTCGTGCCCCTGCTGGGTGTCCACGAGGTGGTGTTTGCTCCCGTGACAGAGGAACAGGCCCGGGGCGCCCTGCGCTTCGCCAAGCTCGGCTTTGAGATCTTCCTCAGCTCCTTCCAG GCTTATCACAGGGATACAGCCAAGAACCAGATGGTCCCTACCCTCCAGTGGGAAAGACACACTAAACACACTACAGAAGTAAGGCatacagctgggcgcagtggctcacacctgtaa